A region from the Sulfitobacter sp. D7 genome encodes:
- a CDS encoding NADH-quinone oxidoreductase subunit M: MDTHLLSIITFIPAFAALILAVFLRGDDAAAGRNAKWLAFITTTVTFLISLFVLFDFDPSNTDFQFVDEADWLLGLKYRLGVDGISILFVMLTTFMMPLVIAASWNVEHRVKEYMIAFLLLETLMLGVFMALDLVLFYLFFEAGLIPMFLIIGIWGGKERIYASFKFFLYTFLGSVLMLVAMVAMFTEAGTTCIGGCEISLLTHNFGSENFELLGIQVVGGMQTLMFLAFFASFAVKMPMWPVHTWLPDAHVQAPTAGSVVLAAILLKMGGYGFLRFSLPMFPVGSEVMTPLILWMSAIAIVYTSLVALVQQDMKKLIAYSSVAHMGFVTMGIFAANQQGIDGAIFQMISHGFISGALFLSVGVIYDRMHTRDIDAYGGLVNRMPAYALVFMFFTMANVGLPGTSGFVGEFLTLMATFQVNTWVAAVATTGVIFSAAYALWLYRRVVMGDLIKESLKAITDMTAREKWIIAPLVAMTLILGVYPALVLDMIGPSVAALVDNYDMALEAADTAVQTADASH, encoded by the coding sequence ATGGATACGCATCTGCTTTCAATCATCACATTCATTCCGGCCTTCGCTGCACTGATCCTCGCGGTCTTCTTGCGGGGCGACGATGCCGCTGCCGGGCGCAACGCGAAATGGTTGGCCTTCATCACCACGACGGTCACCTTCCTGATCTCGCTTTTTGTGCTCTTTGATTTTGACCCGTCCAACACCGACTTCCAATTCGTGGATGAGGCCGATTGGCTGCTCGGTCTGAAGTATCGCCTTGGCGTTGACGGCATCTCGATCCTCTTCGTGATGCTGACCACCTTCATGATGCCGCTGGTCATTGCAGCAAGCTGGAATGTCGAGCACCGTGTCAAAGAATACATGATCGCTTTCCTGCTCTTGGAAACGCTGATGCTTGGCGTGTTCATGGCGCTGGACTTGGTGCTGTTCTACCTGTTCTTCGAGGCCGGTCTGATCCCGATGTTCCTGATCATCGGCATCTGGGGCGGCAAAGAGCGTATCTACGCGAGCTTCAAGTTCTTCCTCTATACCTTCCTCGGCTCGGTGCTGATGCTGGTTGCGATGGTAGCGATGTTTACCGAAGCGGGCACAACCTGCATCGGCGGCTGTGAAATCAGCCTGCTCACGCATAACTTCGGGTCCGAGAACTTTGAGCTTCTGGGCATCCAAGTCGTTGGCGGCATGCAGACACTGATGTTCCTCGCCTTCTTTGCCAGCTTCGCGGTCAAGATGCCGATGTGGCCAGTGCACACATGGCTGCCCGACGCACACGTTCAGGCCCCGACGGCGGGTTCTGTGGTGCTGGCGGCGATCCTGCTGAAAATGGGCGGCTACGGCTTCCTGCGCTTCAGCTTGCCGATGTTCCCCGTCGGGTCCGAGGTGATGACGCCGCTGATCCTGTGGATGTCGGCCATTGCCATCGTCTATACCTCGCTAGTGGCGCTGGTGCAGCAGGACATGAAAAAGCTGATCGCCTATTCCTCGGTCGCACACATGGGTTTCGTGACCATGGGCATCTTTGCGGCGAACCAGCAGGGGATTGATGGCGCGATTTTCCAGATGATCAGCCACGGCTTCATCTCTGGCGCGCTCTTCCTCAGCGTTGGCGTGATCTATGACCGGATGCACACCCGTGACATTGACGCCTATGGCGGTCTGGTGAACCGGATGCCCGCCTATGCACTGGTCTTTATGTTCTTCACCATGGCGAACGTGGGCCTGCCGGGCACATCCGGTTTCGTGGGGGAATTCCTGACGCTGATGGCGACCTTCCAAGTGAACACTTGGGTGGCGGCAGTGGCGACCACGGGCGTGATCTTTTCGGCGGCCTACGCGCTGTGGCTCTATCGCCGCGTGGTGATGGGCGACCTGATCAAAGAAAGCCTCAAGGCGATCACCGACATGACCGCACGTGAGAAATGGATCATTGCGCCGCTGGTAGCGATGACCCTGATCCTGGGCGTCTATCCGGCGCTGGTGCTGGATATGATCGGGCCGTCGGTGGCTGCTCTCGTTGACAATTACGACATGGCGCTGGAGGCGGCTGATACCGCTGTGCAGACCGCCGATGCCTCGCATTAA